Proteins encoded by one window of Mesorhizobium sp. INR15:
- a CDS encoding 3-keto-5-aminohexanoate cleavage protein, translated as MAPRKVIITCAVTGSVHTPSMSPYLPVTPDQIAGDAIAAAEAGASILHLHARDPRDGRPTADPDVYMQFLPRIKQATDAVINITTGGSSLMTLDQRLAAPLRAEPEMCSLNMGSMNFALFPMLDKPREWQHEWEPKLLEATRDTIFKNTFADMEGVLERLGKGCGTRFEFECYDVGHLYSLAHFRDRGLVSGPLFIQFVLGILGGIGADPDNLVHMKRIADKLFGDSYQFSVLAAGRNQMPLISIAAAMGGNVRVGLEDSLYDGRQLAKSNADQVRRIRGILDGLSLEVATPTEARDMLALKGGDRVAF; from the coding sequence ATGGCGCCAAGAAAAGTCATCATCACCTGCGCCGTCACCGGCTCGGTGCATACGCCATCCATGTCACCCTATCTGCCGGTGACACCGGACCAGATCGCGGGGGATGCTATCGCCGCCGCCGAAGCAGGAGCATCCATCCTGCATCTGCATGCTCGCGACCCCAGAGATGGACGGCCAACCGCCGACCCTGATGTCTACATGCAGTTCCTGCCGCGCATCAAACAGGCGACCGATGCTGTGATCAACATCACCACCGGCGGTTCCTCGCTGATGACGCTCGATCAACGGCTTGCGGCACCGTTGCGGGCGGAACCCGAGATGTGCTCACTCAACATGGGTTCGATGAATTTCGCGCTGTTCCCGATGCTCGACAAGCCAAGAGAATGGCAGCACGAGTGGGAGCCGAAGCTGCTCGAAGCCACCCGTGACACCATTTTTAAGAACACGTTCGCCGACATGGAAGGCGTGCTGGAACGGCTGGGCAAAGGTTGCGGCACACGTTTCGAATTCGAATGCTACGATGTCGGCCACCTCTATTCGCTGGCACATTTTCGCGACCGGGGCCTGGTGTCGGGACCGCTGTTCATCCAGTTCGTGCTGGGCATCCTGGGTGGCATAGGCGCCGATCCAGATAATCTCGTCCACATGAAGCGCATCGCTGACAAATTGTTCGGCGACAGCTACCAGTTCTCCGTGCTGGCCGCAGGACGCAACCAGATGCCGCTGATCTCGATTGCCGCGGCTATGGGCGGCAATGTCCGTGTCGGATTGGAAGACAGCCTTTATGACGGCCGGCAACTGGCGAAATCCAACGCCGACCAGGTGCGCCGCATCCGTGGCATTCTCGATGGGCTTTCACTTGAAGTCGCCACACCAACCGAAGCGCGCGACATGCTGGCGCTGAAGGGTGGCGACCGGGTAGCGTTCTAG
- a CDS encoding GNAT family N-acetyltransferase, whose translation MTNPTPASGKMIIRPGRVEDAETIHAAILQLGTHIGAPEDVKSTVDDFRTYGFGANPAFSTLIAEVDGAFAGLCLYFPIFSTWMGRPGVYVQDLYVEDRFRGHRIGERLLRRVAALCRKDGGAYLRLSVDTDNEGAIAFYEKLGIAWSSYEQTQKILGEAFFAFADAEDEEQS comes from the coding sequence ATGACGAACCCCACCCCCGCCTCCGGTAAAATGATCATTCGCCCCGGCCGGGTGGAAGATGCCGAGACCATCCATGCCGCCATCCTGCAGCTCGGCACTCACATTGGCGCACCCGAAGACGTCAAATCGACCGTGGATGATTTTCGCACCTACGGTTTTGGTGCGAACCCGGCGTTCTCGACGCTGATCGCAGAAGTCGATGGCGCGTTTGCCGGGCTTTGTCTCTATTTTCCGATCTTTTCGACCTGGATGGGGCGGCCCGGCGTCTATGTGCAGGACCTCTATGTCGAGGACCGCTTTCGCGGCCACAGGATCGGCGAGCGGCTGTTGCGCCGCGTGGCGGCACTATGCCGGAAGGACGGCGGCGCCTATCTCAGGCTGTCCGTCGACACCGACAATGAGGGCGCGATCGCTTTTTACGAAAAGCTCGGCATCGCCTGGTCGAGCTACGAGCAAACGCAGAAAATCCTTGGCGAGGCCTTCTTCGCCTTTGCCGATGCCGAGGATGAGGAGCAATCATGA